The following is a genomic window from Candidatus Dormiibacterota bacterium.
GGGTTTCAATGGCGAAGCGGTTCCCGCCCGCATCGAGCGCTACAACCTCGAAGCGCCGGCCCTCAGACGCGGCCAGACGCAGCAGTTCCTCTTCGCTCGGCAGCGCCCCCGTGCAGCGGAGCAGCGCGCCGCGGACGGCAGTGCCGTGTCGAATCGCAAAGGCCAGCGAAGCGCCGTCGGTTGCATCGACGATTGCAAAGAGCGATTCCGCCTCGCGCGTCGCCTCTTCCAGAAGCCGCGATGCGAGGCCCGCTTTGCGATGTGCGGGCCGAACGAAGAGCTCGTGCACGAACGTTTCGCCGTCGTTCGCGCTCGCAAAGACGATCCCGACGGCTTGGTCTCCCAATCGTGCAACGAGCGCAGTACTCTCCCGCGCGAGGCCGAGGTAGAGACGGCGGACGACGTCATCGCGGCAACGCAGCTCGGCGAAGACCTGCAGCTCGTCGTCCGTGGGCGCAGTGAAGATCGGCTCGCTCATACGAGCAGCGTTGCGAGCAACGCGTCCGCGGCGCGGCGCCGGTGGCTGATCGCGTTCTTTCGCGTCTCACCCAACTCGGCGAGGGTCAGCGATTCGCCGCTAGGGATGAAAATCGGGTCGTATCCGAAGCCGCCGGTACCGCGCTCTTCGCTCGGGATGCGGCCTTCGATAACGCCGCGCCCGATCCACATCGCGCCGTCGGGGACCATGAATGCGACGACGCAGACGAATCGTGCACTGCGCGCGCTGTCGGGAACGCCGCGCATCTCCTCGAGCAGCCTCCTGCGCCGCTCTTCCCACGGTGCGTCTGCGCCGGCATAGCGCGCGGAAAGCACGCCAGGCCTGCCGCCGAGCGCATCGACCTCCAGCCCGCTGTCGTCTGCGAGCACCGCGGCATCGATCCCGGCATGCCTCAGCTGCGCGTGCAACGCTCGTACCTTGAGCACGGCGTTGTCATGAAACGACGCCTCTCCCTCGGCGACGTCGGCATACGCCTCATACGCGCGCAACTCGAGCGGAGTGCCCGCAAAGATCGCTTGCAGCTCGCCGAGCTTTCCGCGGTTCTTCGTCGCCACGTATGTGAGCGCGGTCAATCCTCCAGACGAAGCACGGCCATGAAGGCCTCCTGCGGCAACTCGACGCGGCCAACGCGCTTCATGCGCTCTTTCCCGGCCTTCTGCTTCTCCAGCAGCTTGCGCTTACGCGTGATGTCGCCGCCATAGCATTTCGCGAGAACGTTCTTGCGCATCGCGCTCACCGTCTCGCGTGCGACGATCTTCCCGCCTATCGACGCTTGAATGGGTACGTCGAACATCTGCCGCGGGATCAGCTCCTTCAATCGCTCGGTCAGCGCCCGCCCGCGCTGGGCGGCGCGTTCGCGCGCGACGATGAACGAGAGGGCGTCGACCGGCTCGGCGTTGAGCAGAATCTCGAGCTTCACCAAGTCGCCTTCGCGGTACCCGATGAGCTCATAATCCAGCGACGCATAGCCCTTCGTGCGCGATTTCAGCTGATCGAAGAAATCCACGATGACCTCGATGAGCGGCATCTCGTAGGTCATAATGACGCGGCCGTCATGCAAGTACTCCATGCCGGCGAGACTGCCTCGCCGGTGCTGCGTGATGTCCATGATCGCGCCGACGTACTCCGGCGGCGAGATGATCGTCGCCTTGACGTACGGCTCTTCAATCGTTCGGATGAGGTTCGTGATCGGGAGCTTCGAGGGGTTGTCGATCATCTCGACCTCGCCGTCGGTCTTCGTCACGCGAAAAACCACCGACGGTGAGGTGGCGATCAGATCGAGAGAGTAACCGCGCTCCAAGCGCTCCTGCACGATCTCCATGTGCAGTAAGCCGAGGAAGCCGCAACGAAAGCCGAATCCCAACGCGACCGAGCTCTCGGGCTCGTAGACGAGCGCGGCGTCGTTGAGCTTGAGCTTCTCGAGCGCGTCCCTCAGCTCGGAGTACTCGACGCCTTCGTTGGGATAGAGGCCGCAGTAGACCATCGGCACGGCCTTGCGGTATCCGGGAAGCGCGACGTGCGCCGGGTTTCCGGCCTCCGTGATGGTGTCGCCGACGTCGATTTCGCCGAGTGACCGAATGTTCGCGATCACGTATCCGACGTCGCCGATGCCGAGCGCGTCGGTGATGCGCATCTCCGGTGAGAATATGCCAACCTCTGCGCATTCGAAGACCCGTTCGTGTGCCATCGAGAGAAATCGCGTTCCGGGCTTCAGCTCGCCGTCGACCACCCGCACGTAGCAGACCACGCCTCGGTACGGATCGAACTGCGCATTGAAGACGAGCGCGCGCAGACGATCGCGGTGCCCCTTCGGCGCCGGAATGCGCGCGACGATCGCTTCGAGGATCTCGTCGATGCCTATGCCGTTCTTGGCGCTTGCCAAGATGCACTCGCTGCGCTCCATGACCAGCAGCTCTTCGACCTCGCCCATGACGCGTTCCGGGTCGGCAGCGGGTAAATCGATCTTGTTGATGACGGGCACGATCGTAAGATCGTGCTCGAGCGCCAAGTGGTAGTTCGCGAGCGTCTGGGCTTCGATGCCCTGAGCCGCGTCGATGATCAGGACCGCACCCTCGCAGGCAGCCAGCGATCGCGAGACCTCGTACGAGAAGTCGACGTGACCCGGCGTGTCGATGAGGTTGAGCGTGTAGGTCTGTGCGTCTCCGGCGCGATAGCGCAGCGTGACCGGATGCATCTTGATCGTGATGCCGCGCTCGCGCTCGAGATCCATCGCGTCCAGCAGCTGGTCGGACATTTCGCGCGCCTCGACGGTCTTCGTCGTTTCGATGAGGCGGTCAGAGAGCGTCGTCTTGCCGTGATCGATGTGCGCGATGATGCAGAAGTTGCGCACGCGGCCGGCGGTCTCCAGCCGGTGTGGATGCTCGGCCTTCACGTCGCTAGTAGAGTGGGGCGCAGGCTTGGATCGTTAGATTCTGCAGCAGCGGACGGATGAGAAACTGCAGGATGACGATCAACACGAGGAACGCGATGTCCAACCCGCCCATCGGCGGAATGACGCGGCGAATCGGCATGAGGAGCGGCTCGACGAGCATGCCGAGATACCGCTCGAAGACGCTGCCGCGAAGGTCGGGAATCCACGACAGGACCGCATAGACCAGCAGAACGATGGTGTAGACCCAGACCAGCAGGCCCAGCAGCTGGGTCAGGTCGCATGCCACCCCGCTCATCTACCGCAGCGCTGCGATAACGGAGGAAGGAATGCCGTCGAGATATGGTGCCGGATCGACCGGGCGGCCATCCAGCATCACCTGGTAGTGCAGATGCGGACCGGTTGCGAAACCGGTCGCGCCGACGGCCGCAATGGTCTGTCCCTTGTAGACGCGCTGCCCTACGTGGACGTCGATGCGCGACAAATGCGCGTACCAGGTGTGATAGCCGTTTCCGTGGTCGATGTCGATCTTCAAGCCGTACCCGCCGTCCCAGGCAGCCGACGCGATCGTTCCAGCGGCGGATGCGCGCACGGGCTCGCCATAGTCCGCGCTCAAGTCGACGCCTTCATGAAACTCCACGTCAGGGGAGGTGCGATAGCAGAAGCACCCGGTCACCGCCGCCCCCGCGACCGGATCGATCGACGGAATGAACGCCATGAGCCGCTCCTGCGCGAGCGCGTGAATGTGGCGCAGATTCAGCACGCGTAGAACGAGGCGGTGATTGCGCTCGGATTCGCTCAAGAGCGTCGCCGAAGCCAAAGCTAGAATGCGCACGCGCGACTCCAGGGATCGGACGCTGCCGCTCGGGCGAGCCCAGGAGACTTTGGCCTTCGCATGCCGGGGCGCCGGTGTCGGCGCGCCGATGAGGCGCGCGATCTCTCGATCTTCTTGCTGGACGCGTTGGAGCTGACGATGCAGCGCCGCAGTCTGCCCTGCGATATGCGCCAGCGCGGCGCGCTCGTCGCCCAGGTGCCGGTACTGAAGAGCTGCATAGCCGAGCGCCGCCAGAAGGCATGCGCAAGCAAGCGCGCTCACCAGCGCGACGTGGCGGCGACGCACGACGAAGCGATGAATGGCATCGCCCTTGTGCGGCACGATCTTGATGTAGTAGCGGTCCTCGGGCATTAGCCAGGGGCCCTCGTTCGCTCGCGCACGTGCCCACTCTTTCCTACCACGACGAGGGTCGGGGAGTTCACGGCACCCGTAAGGGCTCGCTTACCGTTGCTCCCTTCCGGTCCTGGCGGGGTTCACGAGGTTACGCCGCGTGAAGCCCGACCCCCATCAATGGCCCGCCCATGATACCACAGGGGTCGGCGAAGAACTCGGCCATGGTGGCATCGGCGCTCCTCGCGCTGCAGCTCCTCAGCCTGCCGTTCGCGTCCGGTGGACGCCTGCCGGAATGGACGGCGCACGACGACGGGCATGCGATCGCACGGGGTGGCCTCCTCGGCCGCTACGGCGTTCGCTGATCGCCTACCGCGTCCGCGTGAATCCCGGGGGAATCGAGAAGAGCGCCTCGGCTTCCGGCTTGTAGAGCCAACGGACGTTTCCGGCCTCGGTCACCATCCCAAAGCGTTGCCCTTGCGTCTGCTCGCCGCCGTAGACCATGCGCCGATACATCGTCACGCGTGATGACGTGCCCGACAGCAGCGACATTCCGGAGGCGTTGCCGTGAATGCGTGGCCTGCATCCCCCGTGAACGATGGTCTGCTGTGCGGGCTGCATCGCTCCGCTGACGCGCGGCAGCGGGCAATAGGCGCGCGGAATGCCCACGCCTGACACGTACTCGACGATCTCCATAGAGGACGAGCCGTTCGTGCACGACCCCGTCGCGTTGGACATCACGATGGAGAGCGAGGCGGAGCTTCCGTGCGTCGCAACGTTGTCGAGCGTTCTCGGCCCGAGATTCTGCGCGCTCGCGCGTACGGTCAAGTCCTCGCTCCCCGGAGCTTCGTTCACGATGGCTGGCCGGCCGTAACTCTGCGGCATAGGCGCCGGCTGCGGTGATGGCACCGTGCTCGCGATCGTGTACGTCCGATGCGCGAGATCCAAGGTCACGTACTCGTGCAGGTCGCATTTCGTGATCGTCGCAGTTTGGTGGACGACATCGTCGGTGCGCACCCAGTTGCGATAGTACGTGTACCGCGTCAGGAACCCGGAGCGCATCGACTGCATGGTGTTCATCGCGGATTGATAACCGTTCATCACCCCGCTGAAGAGGCCGCGATGCGGCGCGGGAGTGTTTTGGACCGCAGCCATGATAGCCGCCCGGTCATCTTGGAACGTTCCGGGCGGAACGGGGGTAGCGGGCGGCATCTCGACGCGAGAGATCTCCTCGTATTGAAGAGCGACCGGCGTCGGCGTCGGACGCGGCATGGCGTTCGCCACGGTCGAGCCGGTGGCGATCGCGGCTGCAAGAGCCACCGCCGCGAGAGTTCCCAGAACGAAGCGCTCCATCAGTCATCTCCTCCGTTACAAGCAACCGCCTTCTCCCCGGACGAAGAGACCCCTGGGAGAGCGCCGAACTCCCGCGCGTGCCGAGTTACATGCGGGCGGGTGCCCTTCCGCCCAAGCGCCACATTCAGTTTCGCCGTCCCGACGGCGGCTTGTACGCCGAGGAGCTGCTCTCAACGCAAGGCTTCGAGAGCGTCTACTCCTTGCTCTACCATCTCCATCCGCCGACGGCCACGCTCGACGTTCGCTCGTGGGACCGGCCGCAGCCGCCGCTGCAGGCGAATGAGCCGCTCCGTAACCGGCACTTCAAGACCGCGCGCATCGCGACGTCCGGCGACGCCGTCTCCTCACGCGTCCCGGTTCTCGGCAACGCCGACGTAACGATCGCCGTCGCGGAGTTTTCCGAGTCAATGCCCTACTTTTACAGGAACGTCCGGGGCGACGAGCTCCTCTTCGTGCATCGTGGCAGCGGGCATCTCCAGACGCCGCTTGGGCGGCTCGATTACCGCCCGCACGACTACCTCGTCATCCCGGTGGGCACGACTTACCGCGTCCATCCGAGCGAAGCCACGCGGATGCTCGTCTACGAGACCTCGGGGCCGGTGCAGACTCCACGCAGGTACCGCAACGAGTTTGGCCAGCTCGCCGAGCA
Proteins encoded in this region:
- a CDS encoding GNAT family N-acetyltransferase; translated protein: MSEPIFTAPTDDELQVFAELRCRDDVVRRLYLGLARESTALVARLGDQAVGIVFASANDGETFVHELFVRPAHRKAGLASRLLEEATREAESLFAIVDATDGASLAFAIRHGTAVRGALLRCTGALPSEEELLRLAASEGRRFEVVALDAGGNRFAIETLEREVRGAPLGADHALLGLLATAHAFFFNGELVGYAYVWPDGRIGPIAASSSSYEEQIFAFALTALAHRYGASWTQCLVPGENVRVLRAAIRCGLAVETAWLSARGRARGDPSRYVACHPLLY
- the rdgB gene encoding RdgB/HAM1 family non-canonical purine NTP pyrophosphatase: MTALTYVATKNRGKLGELQAIFAGTPLELRAYEAYADVAEGEASFHDNAVLKVRALHAQLRHAGIDAAVLADDSGLEVDALGGRPGVLSARYAGADAPWEERRRRLLEEMRGVPDSARSARFVCVVAFMVPDGAMWIGRGVIEGRIPSEERGTGGFGYDPIFIPSGESLTLAELGETRKNAISHRRRAADALLATLLV
- the lepA gene encoding translation elongation factor 4, translating into MKAEHPHRLETAGRVRNFCIIAHIDHGKTTLSDRLIETTKTVEAREMSDQLLDAMDLERERGITIKMHPVTLRYRAGDAQTYTLNLIDTPGHVDFSYEVSRSLAACEGAVLIIDAAQGIEAQTLANYHLALEHDLTIVPVINKIDLPAADPERVMGEVEELLVMERSECILASAKNGIGIDEILEAIVARIPAPKGHRDRLRALVFNAQFDPYRGVVCYVRVVDGELKPGTRFLSMAHERVFECAEVGIFSPEMRITDALGIGDVGYVIANIRSLGEIDVGDTITEAGNPAHVALPGYRKAVPMVYCGLYPNEGVEYSELRDALEKLKLNDAALVYEPESSVALGFGFRCGFLGLLHMEIVQERLERGYSLDLIATSPSVVFRVTKTDGEVEMIDNPSKLPITNLIRTIEEPYVKATIISPPEYVGAIMDITQHRRGSLAGMEYLHDGRVIMTYEMPLIEVIVDFFDQLKSRTKGYASLDYELIGYREGDLVKLEILLNAEPVDALSFIVARERAAQRGRALTERLKELIPRQMFDVPIQASIGGKIVARETVSAMRKNVLAKCYGGDITRKRKLLEKQKAGKERMKRVGRVELPQEAFMAVLRLED
- a CDS encoding YggT family protein, which gives rise to MSGVACDLTQLLGLLVWVYTIVLLVYAVLSWIPDLRGSVFERYLGMLVEPLLMPIRRVIPPMGGLDIAFLVLIVILQFLIRPLLQNLTIQACAPLY
- a CDS encoding M23 family metallopeptidase; translation: MPEDRYYIKIVPHKGDAIHRFVVRRRHVALVSALACACLLAALGYAALQYRHLGDERAALAHIAGQTAALHRQLQRVQQEDREIARLIGAPTPAPRHAKAKVSWARPSGSVRSLESRVRILALASATLLSESERNHRLVLRVLNLRHIHALAQERLMAFIPSIDPVAGAAVTGCFCYRTSPDVEFHEGVDLSADYGEPVRASAAGTIASAAWDGGYGLKIDIDHGNGYHTWYAHLSRIDVHVGQRVYKGQTIAAVGATGFATGPHLHYQVMLDGRPVDPAPYLDGIPSSVIAALR